In the genome of Dyadobacter fermentans DSM 18053, the window TCTCATAGCTTCCAATGAACCCGGTCTCCACATTGATAAGAAAAACAATCTGTCTTCCGACATTCTGGTTTTTGACTACAACGTGTTGACAATCGATGAGATCAATCTGCGTTATGCGCAAGTTCCCCCTATAATATCAGTCGAAGTAGACACGCGCATTGAATTGGAAAATGTCGCTGAGAGTAAGTATGTGGCGATGAAAACAATGAAGCTGCTAAATTTTGGCGTAAAAAAAGTCATTTGGTTTTTTACTGAGACAAAGCAAATTATGATCGCCACACCCGGCAACTGGGCGACGTTCGGCTGGGATCATGAAGTTGCATTAATGCCTGGCGCTCTGTGTAATGTAGGGCAATATCTTCGCAGCAAAGGCTCAAAGTATGCCTAGCATAAAATATTCATAATCAACATAAACCGTCGACTTTACAACCCGACGGTTTTTTTATTTTTTCATAATAACTAATAAAATAGTTTTGAAACTAACGAAATAGTAATACCTTTGAAATAAGCATCATTAATAACCCATTTTAAAAGAAAGAACAATATGGAAATCCGTAACCTGACGAGGGCTGAGGAAGAGGTCATGAGAATTCTCTGGCAATTGAAGAAAGCATTTGTGAAGGACATCCTTGCCGAAATGCCCGAGCCCAAGCCTGCCTATAACACCGTATCGACCATCATTAGGATACTCGAAAAGAAAGAGGTGGTGGGATATAATGCCTACGGCAAGACACACGAGTACTATCCGCTCATCTCGGAAGAAGAATATAAACGACACGAAATGAAGCAGTTAATGGTCAATTATTTCGATAATTCGCTGCCTAATCTCGTTTCCTTTTTCGTGAAGGACAATGATCTTAACACCAAGGACCTGGACGAGATCATGAAGCTCATCAATCAACACAAAAACGACCAGTAAAAACATCTGTCAGCCATGGAAACATTACTTTACATCGGCAAGGTGAGCCTATACTGGACGTTGCTATACGGCTGCTACTGGCTGATGCTGCGCAAGCACACCTTCTTCCAGTGGAACCGCGCCTATCTGGTCGCCTCGCTGCTCGCAGCATTCCTGCTTCCCGAGGTGATTTATCCGGCATCGGGGCCGGAGCTGCCGGTTATTTACGAGGTCAATGCCGCTGCGTTCACCGTGTCGGCCGCGCCCAGGGAGCCGGCGAGCGGATTTAACTGGTGGCAGGGAATTGCGATCGTTTACGCATTCGGGCTGGCGATCTTCGGTTCGCAGCTTATCCGCGAAGTCGCAAAGCTGGTACGGTACCTGAAATCGGGGGAAGTGATCGGCCTTGAAGATTGCACGATCGTCCTCATCGATTCGAACCAGGTAGGCTCGTTTTCCTTCCTGAAATGGATTGTCATCAACCGGAACGACTACGAAAATCACTTCGACGCGATATTAAGGCATGAAATGGTGCACACGCACCAGCGCCACAGCCTCGACATCCTGCTCGTGGAGGTGCTCCGGACCCTATTCTGGTTTCACCCGGTGCTGCCGCTGTACAAACGCTCCTTGCAGGAAATCCACGAGTACCTGGCCGATGCCGAGGCGCCGAATCGCGAGCATTATGCCAAATTTCTCGTTGCCTACGCCCTCAATGCGCCCGTGGCTGCGCTCACGAACCATTTTTTCAAACCATCCCAAATTAAAAATCGGATCAAGATGATTTACAAAAGCAGAACTTCGAAGTGGATGCTCGGCACGTACGCCGTGGCAGCCGCGCTGATTGGCAGTGTTGCAGTATTCGTTGCCGGTTGCGAGAGCCAGGTTTCCAAGGAAACGGAACCACCCAAAGTGGAGCAAAAAGAAGCAGTGGTAGTGCCCGACGAGGCAGTGAAAGACGAAAAAGTTTATACTGTGGTCGACAAGCATCCCCTGTTTCCGGGAGGCGTCAAAGAGATGTACAAGTTTCTCGGACAAAATATCAGATATCCTAAAAAAGCGATCGACGCGAATGTACAAGGCCGGGTGTTTCTGGCATTCGTGGTGACGGAAACCGGCGAGATCAGCGACCTCCGCATTCTGAAAGGATTGGGCGCTGGCTGTGACGAAGAGGCACTGAGGGTCGTTTCGACGATGCCCAAATGGGTACCCGGCGAGGTCGACGGCAAGCCGGTTCGTGTTAAATATAACTTGCCGATCAATTTCCAGCTGGAAGAAACGCCTTCTAACGACACGACGCAGGCTACTGTGCCGGGCGTTGCTAAATCCCCAACAAAAGTTACGTTGCGCCTGAACGACCAGCTGACGCTGCCCGGTTCGCAACCGCTTTACATCCTGAACGGTGAGGAAATGGAAGAAGGCCTATCACTTAATACGATTGATCCCAACACCATCGAGAGCCTCAACGTTTTCAAAGGCGCGGAGGCGACGAAAATCTACGGTTCGAAGGGCGCAAACGGTGTCATCTCCATCATTACCAAAGACAATAACAAATAATTCTCTCCCGGCATGGAAACGCTCCTTTATTTGTTGAAAGTCAATTTGTACTGGGGCGCATTTTACGCCTGCTACTGGCTCCTGCTCCGCAAGCACACTTTCTTTCACTGGAACCGTTTCTACCTGCTGGGTTCGTTACTGATCGCCTTCGCATTGCCTGCATTACGCTTCTCAGCACCGGTAACGACCATTTACGTACCCGAAACCGTCTACCAGAAAGCGACTATCTCAGTAGCCGTGGTGGCCGGCCATGCTCCGCAAACAGGTAGCGGTGAATGGCTGTGGCTGATCGCAGCTGCGTATCTTGCCGGCGTGGTCGTGCTGGGATGGCAATTCCTTTCCGGTTTGAGGCGGTTGATCCGGATAGCGCGCCAAAGTGAAACAATCGGAATGGGCCAGTACACGCTCGTAATGCTGCCGGAATGCAATGTTAGGCACGGCGGAAGCTCTTTTTCGTTTTTCCACTGGCTATTCCTGAGCGCACACGACTACCGGCACAACCCCGACGCGGTGATCCGCCATGAATGCGAGCACATCCGGCAATGGCACACGGCGGACATACTGGTGGTCGAACTGCTCAAAATCGGTTTCTGGTTCAATCCGGTGCTGTGGCTTTACAAACGCTGCATTCAAACCGTGCACGAGTACCTCGCCGACCAGCCGGTTCCCGACCGGCACGGTTACGCGTCGTTTCTCGTGGCTTATGCGCTCCGCAGCCCGGATATCGCGGTGGCTAATCATTTTTTCAACTCGTCGATGCTCAAAAACCGGATTGATATGATCTACAAAAAGCGCAGTTCCCGTTGGCTGCTGGCCAAATATCTGCTAATCCTGCCGGTGCTCATGTGCTCTATGGCCATTTCAGCTTCCCGGTCGCCGTTGCAAGCGATCCAGCGGCTGGATGCCGCTATCGGACAGAACATCCGCGTAAAGGGTAACCTCACCAATGAACAGAAAGAGCCTGTTTCGGATGCGATAGTGATCGTAGCCGGAACCACACGCGGCACCACTACCGACCGGAACGGCTGGTTTGAGCTGGACAATGTGCCGACCGGCGCCAAACTGGTCATCACGCATGTTGCCTATCAAGCGGTTGAAGTGACGGTTTCTGATAATCAAACCGAGCTCATGCTGGTTATGAAAAAGGCGGTGAATCAAATCACCGGCCCGGTGATCGTCGGGAAACCGGCAACCGCCACAGCGCCGGTAACTGCCTCCGCGCCCCCTTCGACGGTGGATCGCAATATGAAAGTGGTAGAGCAGCAACCACAGTTTCCCGGCGGAAGGGAAGCCCTCATGCAATATTTAATGCAAAATCTGGAATATCCTGAAATTGCCCGGCAGATCAGACTGGAAGCTATCGCGCTGGTTTCATTCACGGTGGATAAAAACGGCGAAATCCGCAATGCCAAAAGCCTGAAAAACATCGGCTATGGCATCGACAAGGAAGCGTTGCGGGTGGTGAACGATATGCCGAAGTGGAATCCGGCGGTGCAAAACGGTAAGCCGGTTGAAATGGAATACACCCTTGAAGTGAATTTCAAAATGGAGGACAAAAGTGAGGATAAGCGCCAGGGGTTCATGAATTTCAGAGACATTACTCCCGCCTCTTCGATGGAAAAAATAGGTAAGCTGTTCGGTAATCCATTAGACATTCTGGCATCCGGCAAAGTGCCCGAGGTGAGGTATGGAGCAGTGAATTACAAGACTTCAAGCAATGCGGCTACCGAGTACATGTCGAATGACAATGGGACATACAGGTATCTCAACTATGGCCTCACATCCCGGCGATATGCCGCGCCAGTCTTGAAATACAGGGCAAAATAGAAACGCGTAATGCCGGTTTTCGCAGCGCATTTCGCGTTTTAATGCGGATATTTGGAAGATATACCAAACCTATTCTTCCTTTCATGTCAATCCTAAAAGCGGCCATCATTGGCGGAGGGCATATTGCCGATCAGAACCATCTTCCGGCGCTAGCTAAACTGTCCGATCGCGTCAAAGCCGTATCGATATGCAGCCGCGACATCCATAAGGCGCTGGCGCTGGCCGACAAACATGGCGTACCGTTCGCCTACGATAATCCCGATCAAATGTACCGGAGTGAAGGCAAGCCCGACATCGTGATTAACTGCACCGCTAATAACCTGCATTACCCGTTCACGATGCAGGCCCTCGAAAACGGATGTCACGTGTTCTGCGAGAAGCCGCCAGCCATGAATGCGCGCGAAGCCCGCGAAATGGCCGATCTGGCTAAAAAGAAAGGATTAATACTAGCCTACAACTTCCAGCGACGCCACGCACCGGAGTATGCGACATTGAAAAACTACCAAGCGACCGGTAACCTGGGCGAGATTTATCATATCAAAGCCAACTACCTGCGCCGCCGCGGCATTCCCGGCTGGGGCAACTTTACAAACAAAACCATCCAGGGAGGCGGTGCGCTCATCGATCTCGGCGTACACATCCTTGACCTCGCATTAGGCCTCACCGGCTATCAGCAACCTACTCGGATCGTCGCCAACACGTACGATTTTATCGGCAAAAGCGGCGGAAAGGGCTTGAAAGGTGCCTGGAATCCATCGACATTCGAGGTGGAAGATGCCTGCTTTGCACATTTGTCGTTCCCGGGGAACGTCAGCATTTCGCTGTCCACCTCATTTGCGCTCAATATGGAGCAGGAAGAGACGATCAACCTGGAAGTGTTCGGTACCAAGGGCGGCGCCCGGCTATTCCCGCTTTCGGTCCACACCGAAATAGCAGGCGAGCTGGCTGATATCCGTTTCCCACATTTGGCCGATGTGGATTTTCAGCTGGAAAACACAACGGCGTTCCTGGATCTTTGTGATGGGGAGACGGCCAATATCTGCGACGGCGAGCAAGGCGCTATCCTGCAACAGATCGTTGAGCAAATTTACCAAAGCGCAGCAAATCAATAAGCAAGAAAAAGGGCTTGGAGATCCGATCTCCAAGCCCTTTCCATTCTCCTTACTCCCTCGTCCTTTCTCCCAAAAATTCTATTTAGCGGTAGCCATCACCATCTTGATATCGTTCTTGGCCCCGATTTCGAGCACATCCACCAGATCCTGCACGGCAAGGTTTTTATCGACTCTCAAAACGACGGTGCGCTCCTCCACGCCGGCAAAAATGCTTTGCAGCTGCGTTTCCAGATTATCGAAAGGGATCGGCTCTTTATCGATAAAATAGGCCTTATTTTCGTCAACCGACAGGGTAATCTGCTTTTTGTACATCTGCTGCGTTGCCGATGCCTTGGGCAGCATCAGTTTGATCACGTTCGGATTGGACATCGTCGAGATGATCAAAAAGAACAACAGCAGGAAGAACATGATATCGTTGAGCGAGTGCGTGAACACCTCCGGGGCAAACCGGCTCTTCCGACGTATTTTCATATTGGAAAATGTAATGGGTTGTCAGATGGGGCAGATTGCGCGAACCTGCCATCCTTGAATATCTATTTTGCAGCAACTGGCTTTTGGAGCACATCCAGGAAATCGGACGCGGCCATTTGCAGGCGCAATGCAAAACGGTCGATCTTCATATTCAGCAAGTGGTAACCCGCGTAGGCGATCAAACCGATGATCAGACCGGAGCCGGACGTGATCATTTTCTCATACATACCACCGGCAATGGTGCTGATATTGAAGTCATTGGAAATCGAAATATCGTAGAAGATACGGATGATACCGGAGATCGTACCCACGAAACCGAGCATCGGCGCAATACCGGCGATCACCCCGAGATAAGGCAAATTTCCCTCCATGCGCTGGATTTCGATCTGGCTGGCGTTTTCGATAGTCGTTTCAATGTCTTTGATCGGATAGCCAATCCGGCCGATCGCCCTTTCGAGAATGCGGCCTGCGGCATTACGCTGGTTTCTGCAAAGCGACTCGGCCGATTTCAGGTTACCCTGCTGGATAAAATCTTTCACATTATCGACAAATTGCGGCTCAATCCTACCATTTGCGCCAATCCCGAGGAAACGCTCGATGATCAGGAACAGCGTGGCGAGGAACAACAGCCCGAGTGGCAACATTACCCACCCCCCTTTGGCGAGCAGATCGATTACGGAAAGGCCCTGCTCAGCGACGGGTGCAGCCGCAGTAGAGTCAGTAAGTGCTTGCAGAAGCATCATATCAGAAATAAAAAGTGAATGGTTAAGCGAATGAAACAGAGGTCGATTCTATTCAAAAACAATTTTGATCTTAAACGGAGCAAAATGCCCCTTATTGTTCAAAGGGCAAATATAGGAAAATTACTCTTTTGGTGGGGGAACGAGGCTGGTTACATTCTCGGTGCCGTCATAAAGATCGGCCATTTGCAGGGTTGCGCCAATGGTTTGAATTGTAATTGTTTCGGTCAGGGAGAATGCATCATCGGCCAGTATCCATTGATTACCGGGCATACGGCGGAAAACCTGCGCGTCGGCTTTACGGGAATCTATCGTCACATATTCCTGCAAGGTTTCAATGTCACGGTACAATTTGAATTTCTGCCCGCGGTCGTACTCGCAGGTGAATGGGGAAAGAATTTCAATAATTACCGACGGGTTAATAATCGTGATGCGATCAAGCTTTGAAAACTGGTTAGCCCCGCAGACAATCACAATGTCGGGATAAGTGTACAGTGAATTGGCGGGAATATGAATGCGCTGGTCACTGGATGAGCTTCGGCAGGATTTGTTCTTTTTCAAAACCTGATAAATTTCCCCGATCACATTCTCCTTTACCCGATTATGATTCGGTGCCGCACCCGACATTTTAATGATCTGCCCCTGAAAATATTCGCTCTTTTCAAAGGCGTCGTTTTCAAGGCGGAGATATTCCTCTTCTGAATACATGGTCGGGTGGGGAAGTGCTAATGCGCGCGCTGCTATGGCCATAGTGTGTTTCTTTTTACCAAATATACATTTTGCAACCTAAATCGAATGCACATTCAAACACCGATTATCCTGCGGGACTGCAATGCGTCACAATGAAAGCGGCCCGTTTGCAGTTCTATCATTAGTTGGAACAAATTCTTTGTGCAATTTTGCCGGCTCAAAGCCCGTGTATTGTCTGTGGGTGGTTTTTTTATTAAACAAATATTTATGAAAAGGACATTTTCAATATTGCTGGCGATAGCGTCGGCACTATGGATGGCTTCATGTCAGTTTCCCGACGAAAAAGATGATACCGACCCCATTGAAACGGGTACGATCCAACTGCAATTCGACAATATCGCAGGCAACCAGGATTTACAGCTCGATAGTGTGAGATACCAGAACTCGGCAGGAGAAGATTTTACAGTGAGCATACTCAATTACTACATTTCCAATATCAAACTGATCAGAATGGACGGCAGCGTGTTCACGGTGCCACAGGATTCGAGCTATTTCCTGATCCGCGAATCGAACCGCGAATCGCAGAAACTCACGATCAGGAATGTGCTCACCGGCGAGTATACCGGCGTGGAATTCACCATCGGCGTGGACAGCCTGCGGAGTGTCATGGACCCCTCGCAGCCCGGACGCAAAGGCATTCTCGACAAGGATAGCGGCCCTACCAACGAAGAGGCCATGTATTGGGACTGGAACCCAGGCTACATTTTCCTGAAAATGGAAGGCTCGTCCGATTCGTCGACGACCGCCAACGGGAAATACTTCTACCATATAGGAGGCTTCGGCGGCTTAACGGCGCCAACGCTCAATAACATTAAAACCGTGAAACTGAATTTCCCCGGTCAGAAAGCCATCGTCACTACGAGCATCGTATCCAATGTACTTATTCAGGCCAATATCCTGAAAATATTCGACGGTCCGACGCAGCTGAGCATTAAGGAGAACCCCGGCGTGATGTTCACACCGTTTTCAAAAAATGTCGCCGACAACTATGCAGGCATGTTTAGTGTCAAGGAAATAAAAATCAACTGAAATCACGTCCGCGAACGATGATGAAGAAAATTGCAGGCATATTGATCGTGATGGCGGTAGTTTCCTGCGGCAGGAAGCCCGACAACCCCGAGCCGGTGGCCCCGCCCGCCAAAACGCCCACGCCCTTGCAATGGACGAAGCCGTCGTATTTCCCTGACCCGGTTTATGATTTGTCCAAAAATCCATTGACCGTCGAGGGTGTCGAACTCGGCAAGTTCCTTTTTTACGACGGCATACTTTCCAGAACCGACAATATCGGCTGCGGCACGTGCCATCAGCAGCAGGCGGCATTTACGCATCACGGCCACGACCTGAGCCACGGCGTGGACGACCTGATCGGTACACGCAACGCCCCGTCGGTCCAAAATATGGCTTGGAGCACCTCGTTTTTCTGGGACGGCGGCGTGCATGACATGGACCTGGTGCCGCCGGTGCCCATTCAAAACAAGGTCGAAATGGATGAGCGGGTTTCCAACGTGATCGAAAAATTGAGGAAAACCCCGGTTGCTGGTGCCGCCAAGCAGGTAGATTACCCCAAAATGTTCAAAGCGGCGTTCGGAAGCGATAGCATCACAGCCGACCGGATGATGCTTGCATTGTCGCAGTTTATGATGACGATGGTGTCGGCTACATCGCGCTACGATTACTATGTGCGCGGCGACGCTTCGGCATTAACTTCCCTGGAACAGAACGGCTTAACCATTTTCAAACAAAAATGCGCCTCCTGCCATGCCGGAGAGCTTTTTACCGATCAAAAGTTCCGGAACAACGGCTTGAGGCCCAACCGGATCAACGATCAGGGCAGGTACGACATCACTTTGAACGAAAACGACCGGCTGAAATTCAAGGTGCCCAGCCTCCGCAATATCGGCCTTACCGCACCCTACATGCACGACGGCCGGTTCACAAACCTGGAACAGGTCCTCGACCATTATGCCAACGACCGGCCGGGCAACAAGGACAGCATCCACGTGTCGCCCACCCTCGATCCGCTGCTGAATGTAGCTGGCCAAAAACGCGGAATCAGCCTGACAAGTGCCGAAAAACAATCCATCGTCGCATTCCTGAAAACATTGAATGACGACGATTTCATCAAAGACAAACGTTTTTCCGACCCGGGTGTGGGGACGTCGTTTTGATGCAACCGATGAACCGCTGCTTTGCCTGTCCCAAACGCACCGCCTTTCACGAACCCGGCCATTAAACCTTCATTAAAATCAAGGATTTTTGAGATTCGCGTTGTTACTTTGCAGGAATTCCAGTAGCAGTCAATACAATAACATATATGCAAAGCGGAGAAAAGAATGCGCAGCCCTGGTTGGGCAAAATGCAGGAAAAATGGGGATTGGAAACAACCAGGCAGGTTTTATTGGTACTCGCGGTGTTCAGTTTGTCGGGCTCGTCGGTAGTTTGGCTCCGCAAAGGGCTGTTTAACCTCCTCGGGTATGACGATGCGACGCCGATGTGGCTCAAAACAATCACTTACATTCTGTTCATTTTCCCGACTTACCAGAGCCTGTTGCTGTTGTACGGGTTTCTGCTCGGCCAGTTCTCGTTTTTTTGGGAAAAGGAAAAGAAAATGTTCCGCTGGATCGCCGCCAAGTTCAAAAAATAGACATTATGCAGGCCTCCGGGCCAGTGAATATTGAGGAGTACGGGAGCTAACTATCCTGTACTCCTCATTTTATTTATACCTTTGTGTTTTATTTCAAATTCAGGTTCAGATTCATAGATATTACTCCATGTTTGAAAACTTACAGGACAAGCTTAATAACGCCTTTCGCACACTAAAAGGAAAGGACAGGATATCCGATATAAATGTTGCCGCCACCACCAAGGAAGTCCGCAAAGCGCTGGTTGATGCCGACGTAAACTTCAAGGTAGCCAAAGAAATTACAGACCGCATCCGTGAAAAGGCCATCGACAGAAAAATCCTGATTTCTGTTGAACCCGGGCAGATGTTTGTCAAAATCGTGCAGGAAGAGCTCACTGAACTGATGGGCGGCAATGCCGAGGGGATCAATATCAAAGGCGACCCCGCGGTGATCCTGATCGCCGGTTTGCAAGGTTCCGGTAAAACCACATTCTCCGGAAAACTCGCTTCATTACTAAAAAAACAAGGGCGCCAGGTACTTTTGACTGCCTGCGACGTGTACCGCCCTGCGGCGATCGACCAGCTGAAAGTGCTCGGAGAGCAGATCGGCGTGGAGGTATATTCTGAGCCTGAGAACAAAAATGCGGTAAGCATTGCGCAGAACGCGGTGTCGCACGCTAAAAAATCCGGCAAAAAGATCGTGATCGTCGATACGGCGGGCCGTTTGGCAGTGGACGAGGTGATGATGAAAGAGGTGGAAGACATTAAAACTTCCGTAAAACCTTCCGAAATCCTCTTCGTAGTCGACTCGATGACCGGTCAGGACGCGGTGAACACGGCTAAAACCTTTAACGAAAGACTTGATTTCGACGGTGTAGTACTTACCAAACTCGACGGTGACGCCCGCGGTGGTGCGGCGCTTTCGATCCGCCAGGTGGTCGAAAAACCGATCAAATACATCAGTACCGGGGAAAAAATGGAAGCGCTCGACTCCTTCTACCCCGATCGTATGGCAAGCCGGATCCTCGGCATGGGTGACGTGATCTCCCTCGTGGAACGCGCACAGCAGGCATTCGACGAAGACGAGGCAAAGCGCATTAACGCCAAAATGCGTCAGAATAAATTCGATTTTGACGACTTCCTCGGCCAATTGCAGCAGATCAAAAAGATGGGTAACGTAAAAGACCTCATCGGAATGATTCCGGGCATGGGCTCAGCCATTAAGAACCTCGATATCGACAACGAATCGTTCAAACCCATTGAAGCGATCATTCAGTCGATGACCAAAAAAGAACGCGAGAACCCCGATATCATCGACGGCAGCCGCAAAAAACGCATTGCAGCCGGTAGCGGCACCACCATTCTGCAAGTCAACAACCTGATCAAACAATTTGATGAAATGCGGAAAATGATGAAAAAAATGAATACCATGCAGGCGGCCGGCAAGCTTGGCAAAGCAATGCGCCGCTAAAAACTCTCCTCGATGAAACGAGTTCTTTTTGTACTGATGCTGATCGCCCTGCTGGGCCAGGGAAAGCTGCGGGCGCAGGCATCGGTGGGTTACTACCCGTGGAGCAGCCTGCTGACCGTCAGCACGAACGCGAAAAAAGTGATCTGGCTCGATACGCGGCTTCAAACCAATTCACTGTTCAGCAGTCTTAGCATTGACCTGCTTCCGATGATCAACCTCAAAAGAGGCGAAGTAGCCCAATGGTACATTGGTGGTGGCCTCCGGCTAAATCCTCTGTACCGCATTGCCGATCCCGACGCGGATGTAATCACGGTCGACGGCTATTCTGTCAACATAGGCGTGCGCATTGCGCCGCTTCCGATGAACCGCCGCATTATGCTCGCATTGGAATTGAACCCGTATGTCAAAGACAAGTTCGACAGCGGTGTTCTGAAAAGCCATTTTGGGATTGTTTATGCATTTGGTAAAAAGAAAAAGACGGACGCAGCGCCGGAACAACCGGTAAGCCCCTAGAAAACATCATTCAATTTGTGAAAACCCGCATTTCCTTCCTGTTAGGACTATTGTTGGCTGCAAGCATTGCCCCGAATGCTTTTTCGCAGGCTGCTAAAACCAAAAAGGTCGTCTTCGTGATTGTGGACGGCATTTCCAGCGACAGTAAGGAAAAAATCGCGACGCCCCATCTGGACGCGATCGCGAAGGTGGGCGGGTACACACGTGCGTACGTAGGCGGAGGCAAAGGCACCTACTCGCAAACGCCGACCATTTCGGCCGTGGGTTATAACAGCTTGCTCACGGGCACCTGGGTGAACAAGCATAATGTTTGGGATAATGATATTAAAGACCCGAACTATCACTACTGGACACTTTTTCGCTTTCTGGAAGAGCAATATCCACAAAAACGCACCGCTATTTTCTCGACCTGGCTTGACAACCGCACCAAGCTTGTGGGTACCAACCTCCCACAAACCGGCCAGCTGCAAATCGACTATTCTTTCGATGG includes:
- the ffh gene encoding signal recognition particle protein, with product MFENLQDKLNNAFRTLKGKDRISDINVAATTKEVRKALVDADVNFKVAKEITDRIREKAIDRKILISVEPGQMFVKIVQEELTELMGGNAEGINIKGDPAVILIAGLQGSGKTTFSGKLASLLKKQGRQVLLTACDVYRPAAIDQLKVLGEQIGVEVYSEPENKNAVSIAQNAVSHAKKSGKKIVIVDTAGRLAVDEVMMKEVEDIKTSVKPSEILFVVDSMTGQDAVNTAKTFNERLDFDGVVLTKLDGDARGGAALSIRQVVEKPIKYISTGEKMEALDSFYPDRMASRILGMGDVISLVERAQQAFDEDEAKRINAKMRQNKFDFDDFLGQLQQIKKMGNVKDLIGMIPGMGSAIKNLDIDNESFKPIEAIIQSMTKKERENPDIIDGSRKKRIAAGSGTTILQVNNLIKQFDEMRKMMKKMNTMQAAGKLGKAMRR